Proteins from one Camelina sativa cultivar DH55 chromosome 8, Cs, whole genome shotgun sequence genomic window:
- the LOC104709186 gene encoding maltose excess protein 1, chloroplastic, translating into MEAKSIATSLGLGGGDRFLLFSTSPSSLFVSTSRISRLPPLLKRPCIHGGGAVSGSGVNGLTLTRRNPIVSTRRLVPVRAIDSDSDLPHENQQGAPGFGKLKEYQEWDSWTAKFSGGANIPFLMLQLPQIILNSQNLLAGNNTALSAVPWLGMLVGLLGNLSLLSYFAKKREKEAAIVQTLGVVSTHIVLAQLTMAEAMPMQYFVATSVVITMGLILNCLYYFGKLSKPLWGLWEDFITIGGLSVLPQIMWSTFVPLVPNSILPGTTAFAIAVAAIIMARTGKLSEEGVSIVGSLSGWTATLMFMWMPVSQMWTNFLNPDNIKGLSSITMLLSMMGNGLMLPRALFIRDLMWLTGSLWATLFYGYGNILCLYMVNCTSKSFFAVATIGLISWIGWQTLFDYPSNYT; encoded by the exons ATGGAAGCTAAATCTATCGCGACGTCTCTCGGTCTTGGTGGTGGTGACCGCTTTTTGTTATTCTCGACTTCTCCGAGCTCTCTCTTCGTTTCTACATCCCGCATCTCCCGCTTGCCGCCGCTGCTGAAGCGTCCGTGTATACACGGTGGTGGTGCTGTCTCTGGTTCCGGCGTCAATGGCTTAACTCTGACTCGGCGGAATCCGATTGTTTCGACTCGCCGACTCGTTCCTGTTCGTGCAATTGACTCTGACTCGGACCTCCCTCACGAGAATCAGCAG GGAGCTCCAGGTTTTGGGAAACTAAAGGAATACCAAGAATGGGATTCATGGACGGCCAAGTTCTCCGGTGGAGCAAACATTCCCTTTCTTATGCTCCAATTGCCTCAGATCATCCTCAATTCCCAGAATCTCTTGGCCGGAAACAACACCGCCCTTTCTGCTGTTCCATGGCTG GGAATGTTGGTTGGTTTGTTAGGAAACCTTTCGTTGCTTTCGTATTTtgcaaagaagagagaaaaagaagcagCTATAGTGCAAACGCTCGGAGTGGTCTCTACTCACATTGTCCTTGCTCAGCTCACGATGGCTGAAGCTATGCCTATGCAGTATTTTGTTGCTACTTCAGTTGTTATTACGATGGGTCTCATATTGAACTGTTTGTACTATTTCGGTAAGCTTAGCAAACCTTTGTGGGGACTCTGGGAAGATTTTATCACTATTGGTGGACTCTCCGTTCTTCCTCAA ATCATGTGGTCAACTTTTGTCCCCCTTGTACCAAACAGTATCTTGCCTGGGACAACTGCTTTTGCTATTGCTGTAGCGGCTATAATTATG GCTCGAACTGGGAAACTCTCAGAGGAAGGTGTTAGCATTGTCGGGTCTTTATCTGGATGGACCGCAACTCTTATGTTCATGTGGATGCCAGTTTCCCAAATG TggacaaatttcctaaacccgGACAACATAAAAGGCTTATCGTCAATCACAATGTTGCTCTCGATGATGGGAAACGGTCTTATGCTCCCACGAGCACTATTTATCCGTGATTTGATGTG GCTCACTGGTTCGTTATGGGCAACTCTCTTTTATGGATATGGAAACATCCTGTGCTTATACAT GGTTAACTGCACCAGCAAGTCATTCTTTGCGGTAGCTACAATTGGTTTGATCTCATGGATAGGTTGGCAGACTCTCTTTGATTATCCTTCCAATTATACT
- the LOC104706050 gene encoding uncharacterized protein LOC104706050 isoform X1 translates to MEGKVLQNFNVVQSCYLQNKQFKTRFQSQTSALLPCPRGKLSLHLSSSMRSHTFSKYHSAISKQTTFYCNAATSSATAPSLDKIDFLKLQNGSDIRGVAVPGVEGEPVSLPEPVSEAIAAAFGQWLQHKKKAESRRLRVSIGHDSRISAQTLLEAVSRGLGVSGLDVVQFGLASTPAMFNSTLTEDESFLCPADGAIMITASHLPYNRNGFKFFTSDGGLGKVDIKNILERAADIYKKVSDENLKKSQKETSIKKVDYMSVYTSGLVKAVRRAAGDLEKPLEGFHIVVDAGNGAGGFFAAKVLEPLGAITSGSQFLEPDGMFPNHIPNPEDKSAMEAIIKAVLDNKADLGIIFDTDVDRSAAVDSTGREFNRNRLIALLSAIVLEEHPGTTIVTDSVTSDGLTTFIEKKLGGKHHRFKRGYKNVIDEAIRLNSNGEESHLAIETSGHGALKENHWLDDGAYLMVKLLNKLAAARAAGQGSGSKVLTDLVEGLEEPRVALELRLKIDKNHPDLEGRDFREYGEKVLQHLSNSIETNPNLKRAPVNYEGIRVSGFGGWFLLRLSLHDPVLPLNIEAQSEDDAVKLGLVVDAAVKEFNALDTSALSNLIHS, encoded by the exons ATGGAAG ggaaggttttacaaaactttaatgTAGTACAGAGCTGCTACCTACAAAATAAGCAGTTTAAGACACGATTCCAAAGCCAAACCTCTGCTTTACTTCCCTGTCCAAGAGGGAAGCTTTCATTGCACCTCAGTTCTTCCATGCGTTCCCACACTTTCTCTAAATACCACTCTGCTATTTCAAAGCAAACTACTTTTTACTGCAATG CTGCTACGTCAAGTGCTACTGCGCCGTCTCTTGACAAAATTGACTTTCTGAAGCTTCAGAACGGCAG TGATATTCGGGGTGTAGCGGTCCCTGGGGTTGAGGGGGAACCTGTAAGCCTTCCTGAACCAGTTTCTGAAGCCATAGCTGCTGCTTTTGGACAATGGCTGCAACACAAGAAGAAGGCTGAATCCCGACGTTTGCGAGTATCTATTGGCCATGACTCTCGCATATCTGCACAAACCTTGTTG GAGGCGGTTTCTCGAGGTCTTGGTGTTTCTGGATTAGATGTTGTTCAATTCGG ACTAGCATCAACACCAGCAATGTTTAATAGTACATTGACTGAAGATGAATCGTTCTTGTGCCCAGCTGATGGAGCTATCATGATAACAG CAAGCCATCTTCCTTACAACAGGAACGGTTTCAAGTTCTTTACCAGTGATGGAGGGCTTGGGAAGGTAGATATCAAAAACATTTTAGAGCGAGCTGCAGATATTTATAAGAAAGTTTCTGATGAAAACCTGAAGAAATCACAAAAAGAAACTTCTATTAAAAAGGTTGACTACATGTCAGTATATACATCTGGTCTTGTAAAGGCAGTTCGGAGAGCAGCAGGAGATTTAG AGAAGCCTCTAGAGGGATTCCATATAGTTGTTGATGCTGGAAATGGAGCTGGAGGATTTTTTGCT GCGAAGGTGCTTGAGCCTTTAGGAGCAATTACTTCTGGCAGTCAGTTTCTGGAACCAGATG GTATGTTTCCAAATCATATCCCTAATCCGGAAGATAAGTCAGCGATGGAAGCTATAATCAAGGCTGTCCTTGATAATAAGGCTGATTTGGGTATCATCTTTGATACTGATGTTGATAG GTCTGCTGCTGTGGATTCAACTGGCCGTGAGTTCAACCGTAATCGTCTTATTGCCTTGCTTTCGGCCATTGTTCTAGAGGAA CACCCTGGCACAACTATTGTTACAGACAGTGTTACTTCGGATGGTTTGACCACATTCATTGAAAAGAAGCTTG GCGGAAAGCATCACAGGTTCAAAAGAGGCTACAAGAATGTCATTGATGAAGCTATTCGCTTG AACTCGAACGGAGAAGAATCACATCTGGCTATAGAAACCAGTGGTCATGGAGCTCTAAAAGAAAACCATTGGCTCGATGATGGGGCGTATCTCATG GTAAAACTCTTGAATAAACTGGCTGCGGCCAGAGCTGCTGGTCAAGGGAGTGGCAGCAAAGTTTTAACAGATCTTGTTGAAGGACTGGAGGAGCCCAGAGTGGCTTTAGAGCTGAGACTTAAAATTGACAAGAATCATCCCGACCTTGAAGGAAG AGATTTCCGGGAGTATGGAGAGAAGGTCCTGCAACACTTGTCGAACTCAATagaaacaaatccaaatctTAAAAGAGCTCCAGTTAACTATGAAGGG atcCGCGTTTCCGGCTTTGGTGGATGGTTTCTTCTCAGACTTTCTCTCCACGATCCTGTTCTTCCCCTTAACATTGAG GCGCAGAGTGAGGATGATGCTGTGAAGTTAGGCCTTGTGGTAGATGCAGCAGTGAAGGAGTTCAATGCTTTGGACACCTCTGCCTTGTCCAATCTCATTCACTCCTGA
- the LOC104706050 gene encoding uncharacterized protein LOC104706050 isoform X2, producing MEAATSSATAPSLDKIDFLKLQNGSDIRGVAVPGVEGEPVSLPEPVSEAIAAAFGQWLQHKKKAESRRLRVSIGHDSRISAQTLLEAVSRGLGVSGLDVVQFGLASTPAMFNSTLTEDESFLCPADGAIMITASHLPYNRNGFKFFTSDGGLGKVDIKNILERAADIYKKVSDENLKKSQKETSIKKVDYMSVYTSGLVKAVRRAAGDLEKPLEGFHIVVDAGNGAGGFFAAKVLEPLGAITSGSQFLEPDGMFPNHIPNPEDKSAMEAIIKAVLDNKADLGIIFDTDVDRSAAVDSTGREFNRNRLIALLSAIVLEEHPGTTIVTDSVTSDGLTTFIEKKLGGKHHRFKRGYKNVIDEAIRLNSNGEESHLAIETSGHGALKENHWLDDGAYLMVKLLNKLAAARAAGQGSGSKVLTDLVEGLEEPRVALELRLKIDKNHPDLEGRDFREYGEKVLQHLSNSIETNPNLKRAPVNYEGIRVSGFGGWFLLRLSLHDPVLPLNIEAQSEDDAVKLGLVVDAAVKEFNALDTSALSNLIHS from the exons ATGGAAG CTGCTACGTCAAGTGCTACTGCGCCGTCTCTTGACAAAATTGACTTTCTGAAGCTTCAGAACGGCAG TGATATTCGGGGTGTAGCGGTCCCTGGGGTTGAGGGGGAACCTGTAAGCCTTCCTGAACCAGTTTCTGAAGCCATAGCTGCTGCTTTTGGACAATGGCTGCAACACAAGAAGAAGGCTGAATCCCGACGTTTGCGAGTATCTATTGGCCATGACTCTCGCATATCTGCACAAACCTTGTTG GAGGCGGTTTCTCGAGGTCTTGGTGTTTCTGGATTAGATGTTGTTCAATTCGG ACTAGCATCAACACCAGCAATGTTTAATAGTACATTGACTGAAGATGAATCGTTCTTGTGCCCAGCTGATGGAGCTATCATGATAACAG CAAGCCATCTTCCTTACAACAGGAACGGTTTCAAGTTCTTTACCAGTGATGGAGGGCTTGGGAAGGTAGATATCAAAAACATTTTAGAGCGAGCTGCAGATATTTATAAGAAAGTTTCTGATGAAAACCTGAAGAAATCACAAAAAGAAACTTCTATTAAAAAGGTTGACTACATGTCAGTATATACATCTGGTCTTGTAAAGGCAGTTCGGAGAGCAGCAGGAGATTTAG AGAAGCCTCTAGAGGGATTCCATATAGTTGTTGATGCTGGAAATGGAGCTGGAGGATTTTTTGCT GCGAAGGTGCTTGAGCCTTTAGGAGCAATTACTTCTGGCAGTCAGTTTCTGGAACCAGATG GTATGTTTCCAAATCATATCCCTAATCCGGAAGATAAGTCAGCGATGGAAGCTATAATCAAGGCTGTCCTTGATAATAAGGCTGATTTGGGTATCATCTTTGATACTGATGTTGATAG GTCTGCTGCTGTGGATTCAACTGGCCGTGAGTTCAACCGTAATCGTCTTATTGCCTTGCTTTCGGCCATTGTTCTAGAGGAA CACCCTGGCACAACTATTGTTACAGACAGTGTTACTTCGGATGGTTTGACCACATTCATTGAAAAGAAGCTTG GCGGAAAGCATCACAGGTTCAAAAGAGGCTACAAGAATGTCATTGATGAAGCTATTCGCTTG AACTCGAACGGAGAAGAATCACATCTGGCTATAGAAACCAGTGGTCATGGAGCTCTAAAAGAAAACCATTGGCTCGATGATGGGGCGTATCTCATG GTAAAACTCTTGAATAAACTGGCTGCGGCCAGAGCTGCTGGTCAAGGGAGTGGCAGCAAAGTTTTAACAGATCTTGTTGAAGGACTGGAGGAGCCCAGAGTGGCTTTAGAGCTGAGACTTAAAATTGACAAGAATCATCCCGACCTTGAAGGAAG AGATTTCCGGGAGTATGGAGAGAAGGTCCTGCAACACTTGTCGAACTCAATagaaacaaatccaaatctTAAAAGAGCTCCAGTTAACTATGAAGGG atcCGCGTTTCCGGCTTTGGTGGATGGTTTCTTCTCAGACTTTCTCTCCACGATCCTGTTCTTCCCCTTAACATTGAG GCGCAGAGTGAGGATGATGCTGTGAAGTTAGGCCTTGTGGTAGATGCAGCAGTGAAGGAGTTCAATGCTTTGGACACCTCTGCCTTGTCCAATCTCATTCACTCCTGA
- the LOC104706051 gene encoding (Z)-3-hexen-1-ol acetyltransferase-like, giving the protein MSGSLTFKVHRQKPELVSPANPTPRELKLLSDIDDQEGLRFHIPTIFFYRHNPKAYSDPVAVIRRALAETLVYYYPFAGRLREGPNRKLAVDCTGEGVLFIEANADVTLVEFEEKDALKPPFPCFEELLFDVEGSSEVLNTPLMLMQVTRLKCGSFIFAVRINHAMSDAVGLSLFLKTMCDFARGYHAPTVPPVWERHRLSATLPLRVSHAHREYDEMRVISTEHSGKGDDLVDRSFFFGHREMSAIRRLLPPNLVNRSTDMETLTSFLWRYRTVAIQPDPNKEMRLIFIVNARSKLKTSPLSPGYYGNAFAFPVAITTAGELTKKPLEFALRLVKEAKSSVTEEYMRSLANLMVTKGRPSFSSDGAYLVSDVRIFSDIDFGIWGKPVYSGIGKARVTDFPGSSFYVSAEKRNGEIGIIVPVCLPEKTMQKFVKELESVFSGQFVPNGGTKSPNKLILSSL; this is encoded by the exons ATGTCCGGATCTCTGACGTTCAAGGTTCACCGGCAGAAGCCAGAGTTAGTTTCCCCGGCGAATCCAACACCGAGAGAGCTCAAACTCCTCTCTGACATCGACGACCAAGAAGGACTAAGATTTCACATTCCTACCATCTTCTTCTATAGACACAACCCTAAAGCTTACTCCGATCCAGTCGCAGTGATACGGAGAGCCCTGGCCGAGACGCTTGTTTACTACTACCCGTTCGCCGGCAGGCTTCGCGAAGGACCGAACCGGAAACTCGCCGTGGATTGCACCGGTGAAGGCGTTTTGTTCATCGAGGCAAATGCTGACGTGACGCTTGTAGAGTTTGAAGAGAAGGATGCTCTTAAGCCTCCTTTCCCTTGCTTTGAAGAGCTTCTTTTTGACGTCGAAGGTTCAAGTGAAGTGCTCAACACTCCTTTGATGCTCATGCAG GTCACGCGCTTGAAATGTGGCAGTTTTATCTTTGCCGTCCGTATCAACCACGCAATGTCTGACGCCGTCGGTCTCTCGCTCTTCCTCAAAACAATGTGCGACTTCGCCCGGGGTTATCACGCCCCTACGGTTCCTCCAGTGTGGGAACGTCACCGTCTTAGCGCTACACTCCCGTTGCGTGTGTCACACGCACACCGAGAGTATGACGAAATGCGGGTAATAAGTACGGAACACAGCGGTAAGGGAGACGATCTTGTAGACCGGTCATTCTTCTTCGGCCACAGGGAGATGTCCGCAATACGGAGGCTCCTCCCTCCGAATCTTGTCAACCGCAGCACGGATATGGAAACACTAACTTCATTCCTATGGCGTTATCGCACCGTCGCTATACAACCTGATCCGAACAAGGAGATGCGACTCATATTCATCGTCAACGCGCGTTCTAAGCTTAAAACCTCACCGCTGTCTCCAGGATACTATGGAAACGCGTTTGCATTCCCGGTCGCAATCACAACCGCTGGAGAACTAACTAAGAAACCGTTAGAGTTTGCTCTTAGACTAGTAAAAGAAGCGAAATCTAGTGTGACGGAAGAGTACATGCGATCGCTTGCGAATCTGATGGTGACGAAGGGAAGACCAAGCTTCTCGTCAGACGGGGCCTACTTGGTATCGGATGTGAGAATTTTTTCAGACATCGATTTCGGAATATGGGGGAAACCGGTTTACAGTGGTATTGGGAAGGCACGAGTTACGGATTTTCCAGGCTCTAGTTTCTACGTTTCAGCTGAGAAGAGAAATGGTGAGATAGGGATCATTGTACCGGTTTGTTTGCCAGAGAAGACGATGCAAAAGTTTGTGAAAGAGCTCGAGAGTGTGTTTAGCGGTCAATTTGTACCCAATGGAGGAACCAAAAGCCCAAATAAATTGATATTGTCATCTCTATAA
- the LOC104706052 gene encoding (Z)-3-hexen-1-ol acetyltransferase-like, protein MSGSLTFKVHRQKPELVSPAKPTPRELKLLSDIDDQQGLRFHIPTIFFYRHNPKAYSDPVAVIRRALAETLVYYYPFAGRLRDGRPNRKLAVDCTGEGVLFIEADADVTLLEFEEKDALKPPFPCFEELLFDVKGSSEVLNTPLMLMQVTRLKCGGFIFAVRINHVMSDAAGLSLFLKTTCDFARGYHAPTVAPVWERHLLNARAPLRVSHAHREYDEMPVTVTDNDSKEDNLVSRSFFFGHKEMSAIRRLLPPNLVNRSTDMETLTSFIWRYRTVAIQPDPNKEMRLIFIVNARSKLTTPPLSPGYYGNAFAFPVAIATARELAKKPLEFALRLVKEAKYSVTEEYMRSLADLMVTKGRPRFSSDGAYLVSDVRIFANIDFGIWGKPVYGGIGTAGVVDFPGASCYVSAEKRNCERGIIVPVCLPEKAMQRFVKELEGVFSNFHIL, encoded by the exons ATGTCTGGATCATTGACGTTTAAGGTTCACCGTCAGAAGCCAGAGTTAGTTTCTCCGGCGAAACCAACACCGAGAGAGCTCAAACTCCTCTCTGACATCGACGACCAACAAGGACTAAGATTTCACATTCCCACTATCTTCTTCTATAGACATAACCCTAAAGCTTACTCCGATCCAGTCGCAGTGATTCGGAGAGCCCTCGCAGAGACGCTGGTTTACTACTACCCGTTCGCAGGTAGGCTTCGGGACGGACGACCGAACCGGAAACTCGCCGTGGACTGCACCGGTGAAGGCGTTTTATTCATCGAGGCAGATGCTGACGTGACGCTTTTAGAGTTTGAAGAGAAGGATGCTCTTAAGCCTCCTTTCCCTTGCTTTGAAGAGCTTCTTTTTGACGTTAAAGGTTCAAGTGAAGTGCTCAACACTCCTTTGATGCTCATGCAG GTCACGCGCCTGAAATGTGGCGGTTTTATCTTTGCCGTCCGTATCAACCACGTAATGTCCGACGCCGCCGGTCTCTCGCTCTTCCTCAAAACGACGTGCGACTTCGCAAGGGGTTATCACGCGCCTACGGTTGCTCCGGTGTGGGAACGTCACCTTCTGAACGCCAGGGCCCCGTTGCGTGTGTCACACGCACACCGCGAGTATGACGAGATGCCGGTAACTGTTACGGACAACGACAGTAAGGAAGACAATCTGGTAAGCCGGTCATTCTTCTTTGGCCACAAGGAGATGTCCGCAATACGGAGGCTCCTCCCACCAAATCTTGTCAACCGCAGCACGGATATGGAAACGCTAACGTCATTTATTTGGCGTTATCGCACTGTCGCTATACAGCCTGATCCGAACAAGGAGATGCGGCTCATATTCATCGTCAACGCGCGTTCTAAGCTTACAACCCCGCCTCTGTCTCCAGGATACTATGGGAACGCGTTTGCGTTCCCGGTCGCAATCGCAACCGCCAGAGAACTAGCTAAGAAGCCGTTAGAGTTTGCTCTGAGACTAGTAAAAGAAGCGAAATATAGTGTGACGGAAGAGTACATGCGATCACTTGCGGATCTGATGGTGACAAAGGGAAGACCAAGGTTTTCCTCGGACGGAGCCTACTTGGTATCGGATGTGAGAATTTTTGCAAACATTGATTTCGGAATTTGGGGGAAACCGGTTTACGGTGGAATCGGGACGGCCGGAGTTGTGGATTTTCCAGGGGCTAGCTGCTACGTTTCAGCTGAGAAGAGAAATTGTGAGAGAGGGATCATTGTACCAGTTTGTTTGCCAGAGAAGGCGATGCAAAGGTTTGTGAAAGAGCTCGAGGGCGTGTTTTCCAATTTCCATATCTTGTAA
- the LOC104706053 gene encoding peroxisome biogenesis protein 19-2-like, which translates to MANDTHTDDLDELLDSALDDFKDLNLTPRAGGVVKQDGDKKETESLPSGVQGLGMGLPDMRSKKKGKQKIAKDDHVAEALDKLREQTRETVKGLESLSSNKQPTGDDAMVEDWIKQFEDLAGSNDLESIVDTMMQQLLSKDILHEPMKEIGARYPKWLEEHETSLDKEEFERYSRQYELIKELNLVYENEPNNSTKIMEIMQKMQECGQPPSDIVQEMDPGFDFASLGQMSPDMLESSPNCCVM; encoded by the exons ATGGCCAACGACACTCACACCGATGACTTAGACGAGCTTCTCGATA GCGCTTTGGATGATTTTAAGGATCTCAATCTTACTCCTAG AGCTGGAGGGGTAGTAAAACAAGATGGTGATAAAAAAGAGACTGAGTCATTGCCGAGTGGGGTTCAAGGTCTTGGAATGGGGTTACCTGATATGAGAAGcaagaagaaaggaaaacagAAGATTGCAAAAGATGACCATGTTGCTGAGGCTCTTGATAAACTCAGGGAACAAACCAGAGAAACTGTGAAAGGACTTGAGTCCTTGTCGTCGAACAAGCAGCCTACAGGTGATGATGCTATGGTCGAAGATTGGATCAAGCAATTCGAGGATCTTGCTGGCTCTAAC GACTTGGAGTCGATAGTGGACACGATGATGCAACAACTATTATCAAAGGATATTCTTCACGAACCAATGAAAGAGATAGGCGCAAGATACCCGAAATGGCTAGAAGAGCATGAAACCAGTCTAGACAAGGAAGAATTCGAACGTTATTCGCGCCAATATGAACTAATCAAAGAACTCAACTTGGTGTATGAGAACGAACCAAACAATTCGACCAAGATCATGGAGATTATGCAGAAAATGCAAGAGTGTGGACAGCCACCGAGTGATATAGTACAAGAGATGGATCCTGGCTTTGATTTCGCTAGTCTAGGCCAAAT GTCTCCGGATATGCTcgagtcttcaccaaattgttGTGTAATGTGA